A single region of the Lineus longissimus chromosome 14, tnLinLong1.2, whole genome shotgun sequence genome encodes:
- the LOC135499021 gene encoding E3 ubiquitin/ISG15 ligase TRIM25-like — translation MMASNTTKVINVCPVCLDSKPLKIVGRCKHCFCTECILITLGSHEGDEFPCPTCKVECPRPWDGVNGMVDFTGSAVDIADVWPTLIQERKRGLGKVEDMGIGVPVERAVIGKGKEVREQDDTSLDVKCKICHHKKKDVQAVNLCVRCGNLNICQDCTEVHGRNKATRDHILINLRPGGTRCERHDSLLNSYCNECAIAVCMVCVNLEHGDHTIENLEDAAEKKGNALKVILEEKQVKMNAVTDLKYKLMAIQEIASKRDKQDTLVKEIEDHAEVCISQIVKWKEDLKTQVKTVYKTNREIPVTLEKVSKTIGKLQVPLQRASTLLSTNECHQGHIDKLAAQQKELEALSDAGDDIDGLLRQNRPHQLHLYNCSFVPEQVTSCLGKVVSSEVNFLYPKEHDPTEIFKYIYEDSSNNTFIPFVANLGQKFAVTKPTRGEPAVAIDIFEFPGTLKHTFKDHVPPLYDMSSTPDGKLAVLSNGTGGTGCSVKLFDPDAGYISSTRDIDITEPLSLGVTLQHQYVILGGNEEGQKILTVVDKDGNLKLKHVIKGVKRPRRVTCGGSIIHVVGDSRASFEITGGEIHQITHAGDRMMRCYIDCSATIWDDVFLIYSHGNDLMLNIWKVDKLVYDPFWGVRLCTGETEADKEARISVRDGHIVVSHGQTVRVYAFKYK, via the coding sequence ATGATGGCGTCGAACACAACAAAAGTCATCAACGTTTGCCCAGTGTGCCTGGATTCCAAACCACTAAAGATAGTTGGCCGATGCAAGCACTGTTTTTGTACTGAATGCATCTTGATCACTCTTGGAAGCCATGAAGGTGACGAGTTTCCCTGCCCGACGTGTAAGGTGGAGTGCCCTCGCCCATGGGACGGTGTCAACGGCATGGTCGATTTCACCGGGTCGGCTGTGGACATAGCAGACGTTTGGCCCACGCTCATCCAGGAGAGGAAGAGAGGTTTAGGAAAGGTCGAAGATATGGGTATTGGCGTGCCAGTTGAAAGGGCAGTGATTGGCAAGGGAAAGGAGGTGCGTGAACAAGATGACACTTCGCTGGATGTCAAGTGTAAGATCTGTCATCACAAGAAGAAGGATGTTCAGGCTGTCAATCTGTGTGTCAGATGTGGCAATCTGAATATTTGTCAGGATTGCACAGAAGTTCACGGAAGGAACAAGGCAACACGAGATCATATTTTGATCAATTTAAGGCCTGGTGGAACCAGGTGCGAACGTCACGACTCCCTGTTGAATAGTTATTGCAACGAATGTGCGATAGCTGTGTGCATGGTGTGTGTCAATCTAGAGCACGGAGACCACACAATCGAAAACCTAGAGGACGCTGCAGAAaaaaaaggaaatgcattgaagGTCATATTAGAGGAAAAGCAGGTGAAAATGAATGCGGTTACAGACCTGAAGTACAAGCTGATGGCAATTCAAGAGATAGCCTCCAAGAGAGACAAGCAGGATACATTGGTCAAGGAAATAGAGGACCATGCCGAAGTGTGTATCAGCCAGATCGTAAAGTGGAAAGAAGACTTGAAAACACAAGTGAAAACAGTCTACAAGACAAATAGAGAAATTCCAGTCACTTTGGAAAAGGTGTCCAAAACGATTGGAAAGCTTCAGGTGCCATTACAAAGAGCAAGTACACTTCTGTCCACAAACGAATGTCACCAGGGACACATAGACAAGCTGGCTGCACAGCAGAAGGAACTAGAAGCTCTTTCAGATGCGGGGGATGACATAGATGGCCTGTTACGACAGAATCGACCCCATCAACTACATCTTTATAACTGCAGTTTCGTTCCGGAGCAAGTGACCTCATGTTTGGGGAAGGTAGTAAGTTCTGAAGTCAACTTCCTATATCCAAAAGAACACGATCCGACAGAAATCTTCAAATATATCTATGAAGATAGTTCCAACAACACATTCATTCCATTTGTAGCTAATCTCGGCCAGAAGTTCGCAGTTACCAAACCAACGAGAGGAGAGCCAGCAGTAGCCATCGACATATTTGAATTCCCGGGCACCCTAAAACACACCTTCAAGGATCACGTCCCCCCGCTGTATGACATGTCGTCCACTCCCGATGGTAAACTTGCTGTACTTTCCAACGGTACAGGAGGCACTGGATGCAGCGTCAAACTGTTTGATCCAGACGCTGGTTACATCAGCTCCACCCGTGACATCGACATAACAGAACCACTTTCCCTTGGTGTGACCCTACAACACCAGTACGTCATCCTTGGAGGGAACGAAGAGGGGCAGAAAATCCTTACTGTGGTTGATAAGGatggaaatttgaaattgaaacacGTAATTAAGGGAGTCAAACGACCCAGGAGGGTAACATGCGGTGGAAGTATCATACATGTCGTAGGAGACAGCAGAGCATCTTTTGAGATAACAGGTGGGGAAATACATCAAATAACACACGCTGGTGATCGCATGATGCGCTGTTACATAGATTGCTCAGCAACAATATGGGATGATGTTTTTCTGATTTACAGCCATGGGAATGACCTGATGTTGAATATATGGAAAGTGGACAAACTTGTTTATGATCCGTTTTGGGGTGTCAGGCTTTGCACGGGCGAGACAGAAGCTGACAAGGAAGCAAGGATCTCTGTGAGGGATGGCCACATTGTTGTGTCGCATGGTCAAACAGTTCGAGTGTATGCATTCAAATATAAGTAG
- the LOC135498817 gene encoding uncharacterized protein LOC135498817, which yields MASPAGSSADKGKEVREQDDTSLDVRCKICHHKKKDVQAVNLCVRCGNLNICQDCTEVHGRNKATRDHILVNLRPGETMCKRHDSLLNSYCNECAIAVCMVCVNLEHGDHTIENLEDTVEKKRNALKVILEEKQAKMNAVTDLKYKLMAIQEIASKRDKQDTLVKEIEDHAEVCISQIVKWKEDLKTQVKTFYKTNREIPVTLEKVSKTIGKLQVPLQRASTLLSTNECHQGQIDKLAAQQKELEALSDAGDDIDGLLRQNRPHELPLYNCSFVPEQVTSCLGKVVSSEVNFLDTEKQDQTEIFKYIYEDSSNNTFIPCVANLGQKFAVTKPTRGEPAVAIDIFEFPGTLKRTFKDHVPPLYDMSSTPDGKLAVLSNGTGGTGCSVKLFDPDAGYISSTRDIDITEPLSLGVTLQHQYVILEGNEEGQKILTVVDKDGNLKLKHEIEGVKRPRRVSCGGSIIYVVGDSIAYFEITGGEIHQITQAGNLPEHHYIDISATIWDDVFLIYRLGNVLKLAKWKVDKHVNELFRGAWLCTHKTEADKEARISVRDGHIVWSHGQTVQVFAFKYE from the coding sequence ATGGCGTCGCCTGCTGGAAGTTCCGCCGACAAGGGAAAGGAGGTGCGTGAACAAGATGACACTTCGCTGGATGTCAGGTGTAAGATCTGTCATCACAAGAAGAAGGATGTTCAGGCTGTCAATCTGTGTGTAAGATGTGGCAATCTGAATATTTGTCAGGATTGCACAGAAGTTCACGGAAGGAACAAGGCAACACGAGATCATATTTTGGTCAATTTAAGGCCTGGTGAAACCATGTGCAAACGTCACGACTCCCTGTTGAATAGTTATTGCAACGAATGTGCGATAGCTGTGTGCATGGTGTGTGTCAATCTAGAGCACGGAGACCACACAATCGAAAACCTAGAGGACACtgtagaaaagaaaagaaatgcaTTGAAGGTCATATTAGAGGAAAAGCAGGCGAAAATGAATGCGGTTACAGACCTGAAGTACAAGCTGATGGCAATTCAAGAGATAGCCTCCAAGAGAGACAAGCAGGATACATTGGTCAAGGAAATAGAGGACCATGCCGAAGTGTGTATCAGCCAGATCGTAAAGTGGAAAGAAGACTTGAAAACACAAGTGAAAACATTCTACAAGACAAATAGAGAAATTCCAGTCACTTTGGAAAAGGTGTCCAAAACGATTGGAAAGCTTCAGGTGCCATTACAAAGAGCAAGTACACTTCTGTCCACAAACGAATGTCACCAGGGACAAATAGACAAGCTGGCTGCACAGCAGAAGGAACTAGAAGCTCTTTCAGATGCGGGGGATGACATAGATGGCCTGTTACGACAGAATCGACCCCATGAACTACCCCTTTATAACTGCAGTTTCGTTCCGGAGCAAGTGACCTCATGTTTGGGAAAGGTAGTAAGTTCTGAAGTCAACTTCCTAGATACAGAAAAACAAGATCAGACAGAAATCTTCAAATATATCTATGAAGATAGTTCCAACAACACATTCATTCCATGTGTAGCTAATCTCGGCCAGAAGTTCGCAGTTACCAAACCAACGAGAGGAGAGCCAGCAGTAGCCATCGACATATTTGAATTCCCGGGCACCCTAAAACGCACCTTCAAGGATCACGTCCCTCCGCTGTATGACATGTCGTCCACTCCCGATGGTAAACTTGCTGTACTTTCCAACGGTACAGGAGGCACTGGATGCAGCGTCAAACTGTTTGATCCAGACGCTGGTTACATCAGCTCCACTCGTGATATCGACATAACAGAACCACTTTCCCTTGGTGTGACCCTACAACACCAGTACGTCATCCTTGAAGGGAACGAAGAGGGACAGAAAATCCTTACTGTGGTTGATAAGGatggaaatttgaaattgaaacatGAAATTGAGGGAGTCAAACGACCCAGGAGGGTATCATGCGGTGGAAGTATCATATATGTCGTAGGAGACAGCATAGCATATTTTGAGATAACAGGTGGGGAAATACATCAAATAACACAGGCTGGTAATCTCCCTGAGCACCATTACATAGATATCTCAGCAACAATATGGGATGATGTTTTTCTGATTTACAGACTTGGGAATGTCCTAAAATTGGCTAAATGGAAAGTGGACAAACATGTTAATGAGTTGTTTAGGGGTGCCTGGCTTTGCACGCACAAGACAGAAGCTGACAAGGAAGCAAGGATCTCTGTGAGGGATGGCCACATTGTTTGGTCGCATGGTCAAACAGTTCAAGTGTTTGCATTCAAATATGAGTAG